The Bacillota bacterium genome includes a region encoding these proteins:
- a CDS encoding bifunctional nuclease family protein produces the protein MLRMKVKVVGIDQNTMVPVVVITDSDEKGFIPIVIGPPEAQAITLALEGSRPPRPLTHDLMKNLLDSVGAKVERVVISELRDETYYARIYLKTRDGRVDVDARPSDAIALALRTDAPIFISEEVAAKALIASKPIDDEEMEEFRRFLDKLTPEDFEKHLH, from the coding sequence ATGCTCCGGATGAAGGTTAAGGTCGTGGGGATCGACCAGAACACGATGGTGCCCGTGGTCGTCATTACCGATAGCGACGAGAAGGGGTTCATCCCCATCGTCATCGGGCCACCGGAGGCGCAGGCGATCACCCTGGCACTCGAGGGCAGCCGGCCTCCTCGTCCCCTTACCCACGACCTCATGAAGAACCTGCTGGACTCCGTGGGCGCCAAGGTGGAACGGGTGGTTATCTCGGAGCTGCGGGACGAGACCTATTACGCCCGTATTTACCTGAAGACCCGGGATGGCAGGGTAGACGTGGACGCCCGGCCCAGCGACGCCATTGCGCTGGCGCTGCGAACCGATGCGCCCATCTTCATCTCCGAAGAGGTGGCGGCTAAAGCGCTGATAGCCAGCAAGCCGATTGACGATGAGGAGATGGAGGAGTTCCGCCGCTTCCTGGATAAGCTGACGCCAGAAGATTTCGAGAAGCATCTCCACTAG